In the Bos mutus isolate GX-2022 chromosome 15, NWIPB_WYAK_1.1, whole genome shotgun sequence genome, ctttgttcttttgtggCCACTGAATGTTTCCTGCTGGCTTCCATGGCCTATGATCTATATACAGCCATCTGTAAGCCCTTGTTGTACACACTCATTATGTCCCAGAGGGTCTGTGTGCAGCTGGTTATAGGCCCTTATGCTGTGGCTCTTATAAGCACCATGACTCATACAAGTCTCACTTTTTGCTTACCCTTCTGTGGTCCAAATGTTATCAATCACTTTTTCTGTGATATTTCACCACTGCTTTCCCTTGCGTGTGCAGACACCTGGATCAATAAGTTGGTGCTTTTCACCTTGGCTGGAGCAATAGGAGTGCTCAGTGGCCTGATCATCATGATCTCCTATGTTTGCATCTTGGTGGCCATCCTGAGGATCCAGACTGCCAATGGGAGGAGGAAAGCTTTCTCTACTTGTTCTTCTCACCTGGCAGTTGTATCCATCTTATATGGAACCCTTTTCTTCAATTATGTTCGACCTAGCTCATGTTCCTCCCTAGATATCAATAAAGTGATTTCCCTCTTTTACACCATGATGATCCCCATGTTGAACCCCCTCATCTACAGCTTGAGGAACAAAGATGTGAAAACTGCATTCAGTATGAAA is a window encoding:
- the LOC102287705 gene encoding LOW QUALITY PROTEIN: olfactory receptor 5G3 (The sequence of the model RefSeq protein was modified relative to this genomic sequence to represent the inferred CDS: inserted 3 bases in 2 codons) — its product is MEDKNQTAVTEFLFLGLTDHLYQQIVLFFIXFFFYLATLGGNLGMITLIWIDPRLHTPMYFFLSHLSFVDLCSSPSIAPKMLCDIFVKKRSIPFTGCAAQMFFFXSFVATECFLLASMAYDLYTAICKPLLYTLIMSQRVCVQLVIGPYAVALISTMTHTSLTFCLPFCGPNVINHFFCDISPLLSLACADTWINKLVLFTLAGAIGVLSGLIIMISYVCILVAILRIQTANGRRKAFSTCSSHLAVVSILYGTLFFNYVRPSSCSSLDINKVISLFYTMMIPMLNPLIYSLRNKDVKTAFSMKFERKNCLVAR